A DNA window from Theobroma cacao cultivar B97-61/B2 chromosome 5, Criollo_cocoa_genome_V2, whole genome shotgun sequence contains the following coding sequences:
- the LOC108662055 gene encoding arabinogalactan peptide 23, which produces MDMKKISCAVIVAAASMSAVLASTDNAPAAAPGPAASAASSALPVLGSLVGASLVSFFAYCLQ; this is translated from the coding sequence ATGGACATGAAGAAGATCTCCTGCGCTGTCATTGTCGCTGCCGCCTCCATGAGCGCAGTCTTAGCCTCCACTGATAACGCCCCAGCCGCTGCCCCTGGCCCGGCCGCCAGCGCCGCATCCTCAGCCCTGCCTGTCCTTGGTTCCTTGGTTGGGGCCTCGCTTGTATCTTTCTTCGCTTACTGCCTGCAGTAA